TTGACCGGACTCACCACGTCTTAATGCAAGGACTATATAAAacccttgttttcttctcgATGTTACCCAACCATCGCACCCTGTCTCACTTTTTTCAGTATCAAGATCAACTCGCGTCAACGTAAATGAATTAAAGGCCTCCTCACTTGCTTAATTTTTAAAGCGTGGGACTAGAAGAAATGCAGGATCAAAATGTCACGCCATCTTAAACTACAGAATTCAAATGACGACTGGTTGTACGGAAAAGCGTAAGAATCTTTTGAAGAGGTCGGAGTGGATGAGAATTTTCCTATCAAATCTAGTGAAGTAATCCAAGAAAAAATCACTATGATTTCCTAATTGAAAGGTACACTCGTGGAATTTTCAGAAGATTAGAACCCTCCAAAATTCTTTTAATGTGGTTAGCGAGGTCAACAAAGCGACGCTAGTGGTGACTTGACTCTAGAGCTTTGCACGTgagatttttttctctttttctttcttaacaAGAGATTGTGCGCCAAGTCTTTTTACCAGAGATTTGTACATGCGGGTCCGTGAGTTTGCGTTGTTCTTGTGTTCCAAAACAAATTACGAGCTTGTTTCTTGAGAGGGACAAAACAAATTACGAGCTTGTTTCTTGACGGGGACAGAGCAAATTGCGAGCTCTATTTATTACAGCTAAAACAAAATTTCGAGCTAAGCACAACACACAATCATCTCCGAGTCGTAAAAATAACTCCGTCTCATAAAGAAATATACTCCGTAGAAAGGATTAGAAAGGCCTGGTAGCCCAATAGCTAAATTGCAAGGCCCGGTCCGGCTTCCCGTTTCTTCATCTCCTTATCCCATCCATCCCCCACCCACACGGTTCACAGTTCCACGCCAATCCAACACACTCTCCTCCTGCTACTTCCAATGGCTCTCCTCGCCATGCAGGGCATGGCCATGTCCACCGCCGCGTTCCCCTACCACCACCACGGCGCcgtttcctcctccttcggGCTCTCAACCAccgcctccttctcccgcTCCTGCACCAGCCtcgctgccaccgccgtctCGGCTCCTCCCACTCCAGTTCTTGATGGTAAATTAACTTATTCTTTCTCTCATTTTGGAAGAGTAAATTCTGTGTccgtagtttttttttttggttatttAGAGAGAGTTCGTTTCCCCTAAACCGCAAGAAATGCCTTTGGTATACAAGATATAGTCGAGTACCCAAGATATTATTAGTTGGGAATGCTTTTGGTATTCTTGTACGAAAGGTGGAATATGAAATTGGCTTCAATTTCCATCTGGAACACATGAATTTTTGTTTGAGTTTTGCAAGAATTTGCAGGACTGGAGAAGTTATTCTGAGTAGGTATTGTTTGGATGAGCACACATTTCAGGAACAAATAAACAGATGTCTTGATTGTTTCAAAACACTGGTCTTTAAACTGAATTACGCAATACATATTTGAATATCAGAAGAACATATGTGTATCACAATTTTCTAGatgtttgaactttgaaccAATTGTGATTAACTGCAAACTCTGACTGGTCTGATCAGTATACTGTGGAAGAGGGGACAGAAAGACAAGGAGAGGCAAAAGGTTCAGCCACTCGTATGGGAATGTGAGTCCCCTCTAGCACAATCTCAAGCTGATGCTTCTGCTGTGATTCTTATTTCTCTGTATGTCCATGTTAGGCACGGCcccgtaacaagaagaagggaacAGGCCCGGCACGGCTATATGCCCCTCCAGCGCCTCCCAGGAAGGACCAGTTCGAAGATGGGGAGATCATTGCAATCGAGATCGATGATGACATCATGGAAAGGATGGAATAGGCCGTCTGAGTTTTCCCTCATTTCAAGGTTTTCCTAGCCGTGTGAAATACTACTATTCCTCCGGAGTAATTATTTTGTCAATTGCAATTTTTTATAAGTAATTATTTGGTATTTCTTCACAAAACACAGATGCCTATGTGTCCTTTGCTTCTTAGGTTATACTGAATGCATCTAGGGAAACTCAATCCTCATGTTGTTTAGCTCTACGGATGAGGTTCAAGCACTATATCAACATGTGGGGAATTTGCTTTGTGTAACCCTGAAGTCACCCTATAAAACCTGCCAACCAATCTATATATTGTTCCCTTATCCCTAATAACTGGGCATCTTCCTCAAATTTTGTTTACTGGACATTATTACGCTCCTGACATTTTTTAAAGATGCCAATTACTGTATGAAGTTTTATTGGTTGAGACCATGGTTTCTAAGTTACAACTTGTGCTTGAACCTCATCTTATTTACAAGTTACAACTTGTGCAAAACAGTGAAATATGTGACCCTAAATGGTTGTTCAAAACAAGATTGTGTAGTTCTgggatttttttccttcaaattcTGCACTACCATTTTTTTATTAGCAAGTTCTTTTATCCACCACAAAAGAATCAGTTGAGATAGAAAATAACATTGATAATTCAACCGTCGTGTTTTCTGAACTGCACAGTTTGGCAAAAGACGTTATACTTATACTGTCTGAATTACCTTAAATACTCTGTAAGCTACTACCTCTACTCAAAAATGGATGATGCCCTAGAAAGCATACTGTCCGGATGTACCTTATATACTCTGTCCCTTTTTATAAGATCTTTTTACTTTACAGGTGAATACTGTGCACACATTTCTGTTATTCCTTAGGAAGTGAGCTAGCTCACTTTGTTAGGAGAGTGGATCCACCATCTAGTTTCAACTTTCTGTGCACATGAATTTAGCTTTCTATTCATATTGTAGAAGCTTGCCATCAGATTTATCTGAgctttgtactccctctgtcccccTTTCTGAGGCCTTTTTACTTTGCACGAGAAACACAATTCTGTTAACCCTTAGGAAGCGAGCCCAGTTCACTTGGTTAGGAGAGTGGACGTACAATCATGCCCCCTAGGCTCAAGTTACCACGGACATGAATTTGCGTTATTATTATTTATACTGTAGCGACTGTTACAGTATTATTATTTATCTATTTTGATAATCCTATGTGAACTAAATAAATAAGATCGGATCAGATGGGAAAGCTTGGAAGCATCCGCAAAACAGGCCTAACAGTTCGTGGTCATAATCAAAAAATGTTAATGCTTGTAAAAGAGGGCGGCGGGGTATTTTGTTCGCTAAAATATCAGTACAAAATCGTAACAGTCAAAGTTGAACGTTGATGTTGTATCCATGTATTTTGAAGTAGAGGGAGAGTATATAACAACTGAAGTAATTTGAATATGGATTTATACCATGTCCTTAGGTTTGAGCTTTGTCTTGGGTTTCACCTGTGATGCATGAAGTGCTGGGTGTAGTTCCTGTGTTTATCTGAACATCAATTTCATGCCGTatcgtattttttttctttcaaaaaggGTATTTGcctcggcctctgcatcaacgGATGCATGTAGCCATTCATGCTATATCGTATGGTCCTCATCTCATTTCGTGAATTAATTAAATACTGTCCGATAATTATAACCTAAGATTGCCTGCAATTCTGCAACCTGCGTTGTGCGGCCGGCGACGGTGTCCAAGTCACCCTGAAGATACTTCGGTTGGTGGTTAGAGGCTTATAGCGCGTTGGTGTCCTTACTGTCGAGCTTGTCGTCGAGGTGCGCAAGAGCACGGATGCACGGCGACTGAGAGTATTTTCCTGTCATAACCGATATGATAGGAAACCCACTTCTAGAGCCCAAAATCACCCCAGGACCCCTAGATAGAAATTTTTGGTTAAACAATTTCCCAATTCGAAGACAATCGGTCTAACTAACCCTTTCCCTATCCTATCCAGCTAGGAACTCTTTACTCTGGTTTCAGAtatagacactttttagacataaatacatccgtattgacaaatttgagtcacttaatatgagagtAGAATAGATGCATATGAAACATGAGGGTGTGTGCGCACTCATGTCATATGCACTCCGGCGTGTGTTGTAACGGTATGCTAGCACATGGCGATGACAAAAACAGATAGTCACCTGATCTCACTACTGATGTCAACCACAATGCATGTTCCTCAACCACCAGTTcttacttctttttttgtaatCCCAACCACAAGATAGAGCACGGGAACAAGTATCATATCGGCACCATCGGTTTGGGGGCGTCGCCATGGAGATCTCGATCGTCAACCGATTCATCCTAGACCGGACGACGGTTCGCATAAATTCAAGCTCGAACGGACACTCTTGCGAGTTTCGTTGTTGCACTGATGTCGTAAAACCACAGAAGAATTAGCTACTGATGTGCTAATTTTTTGACACGATTGTGTATATATGAAGCAGAAGCACTCCAACACAGAACAGTTAGCTTACTGGTTACTGCACACCGCGCGCATATTTCTGCAGTATTTACAAATTGAAGTTTCTGTGACTGGCTTATGGTACCTAACCAAACTAGCACAGTAGAAGCTACAAAACGACGTTATCGAACTGCACCATGGTGGACGCCGTCTTGCTGCCGATGAACCGCTCAGACTGAGCCCTCCGCAGCGCGCTCGGCCCAGCGACGTCGACCGGGGGCGTCTCcgggctgctgccgccgccgctctcctccGGGATGGACATCAGCGCGCCGGACCACGGCGACCCCGTGCCGCTGTAGTACCCGTCGTACGCCCGGTACCGGTCACCTCTAGCACTCGCACCACCATGCGCCCCCGACGCCGAGAACCGCAGCCGGAGCACCTTGGAGAATAGCCTCCGGAGCAGCGCCGGCAGCCGCCTCGCGCCGCTCTTCCTGCGGCCTGTTTCCGGCGCGGGGCCGCCGCGGAGGTGCGGCATGGAGAGCGAGCGGCAGGCGAGCACGGCGGCGTCGAGCTGGCACTTGAAGGCGGTGAGCTCGTACGAGTCGTAGAGCGCGCTGCCGCAGTCCCACAGCGCGAGCCCGGCCCCGGCGCCACTGTCATCTGCTGCCGGCCCGTGATCCTGGGCAGACGTCCGGATGATGTCTCTGGACATCGATCTTTATAGCTTTCCCTGCTTCTTCGTATTTTTTTGCGTCGATCAAAGAAGCAAGAAATGGATGAGAAAATCAGAAGGAGCTTTACAAAGTGAGTGGTGGTGCTGGCATGAAAGCTAAAAGGGGAGGAGCTAGCTCACGGCTAACACGAGCTTCAGTTCCACTTGCGAATTGGGATCGATCGACATGGGAACAAAAGTTGTGGACAGATGGTGATATATATCGAAAGAAAGGCCGATGTGGAACGATTAGTTAGGTCTAAACGCGATAAGTGTAGTAAATTGGCTTGAGTGGTTTGAGCATTAACTTGGGATCATGATTAGTGCGAGTTGTACATGTTTGCGTTCCACTTATTTCCATGAGCTCTGAAGATCGAGGCTTGCGTGGATTATATTGACATCTGTTTGTTTATGGTTAGCAGACAACTCATGCATATATATCTGGGGGAAATCATGTGGATGTCTGTATTGATTAATGATTATTGTCcgcaaattaaaaaaagatggCTGTATTAATCAGCTCAACTACTGCCTGCAGAAATAATTTACTTCATTCTTGTATGGCCTTGGGAGAGCGACACCAGGGGAAATAGAATAATTCCATTTACTCCAATAATTCATGTTAACGcgtttaaatattgttggaAGAGCGCGCAAAGTACGTACCACAAGACAAAATTGGATCGGGGATCCTACCATTCAGGCAAATGGATGAATTATTCCAATCCCGGGAGTTAGGATAACGATGCGGACCCAAGTGTGATATAATGGCACTACTAGTCCAGGGTtagcttgatttttttagtgCAAAAACAAAGTGTCCCCACTGAAATGACATGACCAAATTTTCGGAATCCATAAACAATTATTGTCCGAATTTTTGAATTTGTCTGTAATTTAAGATAGAAATATTTCGGGACCCATCTAAGTCACTGAAATTGTGTAGTTGTCCACTGGTTAAGCAACCAACGCCATGAAGTCCATGAGTTCTAGATGTCAAAGAGTTACAACTTACTCCCTTCATTTTCAATTGATCGGTGCTGAcagttttgcaaagaaaacaCTGATAATTTCCGAAATTAACTTGCAGTATACGTTCTATCGAAACTTTTGCGAAAAAATCCTGTTGTTTTTCAGAATTAACCCACAGTACGTCTACGTTCAATTGAAGTTGTGTACTGCAAGTTGATTTCGAAAATTAATAGGGTTTTCTTTGAGAAGGTGCCGGTGCCAATCAATTGGAAACTGAGGGAGTAGAAGGTTTGTGGTGCGTCCGTTGCCCTTGGGAGAGACATGATTACGAAGTAAGAGACACTAAATGAATTGATCAGTTCGAAGACAAGAGGCAGTGACTAGTAAACTTACAATCAATATGATTAGTTAGCTAGTTCGGATGAGTGTGTCTTGGACCGCTGGTTTGACTATGCTCTTTAATTtagcatatatatttttgcctTGAATTAGTGCACCATGTAGAGTTCCCTATACATCAATTTAACTTTTGAGAGTCTCAATTAGTTACGGCCGTAGAAGGTGAAGTTGATACACATAAATAAAAGACATGATCATATATGTCCCAGTCACCTGTCTCTCAACCCTAGCGATCTCTCTCCCCAAAAAGTGCCTCCGCACCATCGGTCTCAACCGGCGCCAGggtcccctcctcctccgcctgccgcTCCGACGGTGGGAGGGGGTGAGGAGCCTGGATCTGTGTTGCAGCGTGGTTGTTAATTAGAACTTTTACATATAGGATTTGATTCCTTGGTAGTAGATGTATATGTGGTGGATATGATGGCGACATGCAGTTTGAGAATAAGGTTTCCCCAACACCTAATCCACCTTGTCAGACTCATAGAGGAGAGCAGAGGATCGTCCAGGCACTGCTCTTTTGGAGTAGTGGATTTTCTTCTACCTTTGTGTTTTGCCGATGGTTTCGGTGTCTCTTTGCTTCTTCCCCGATCAGTCGACCAGCCACGGCTCCACGACAAAGTTACTGATATTAGGTCTCCTCTGATTTGTCTAGCTAGATGTGTAGTGGTCATCCAGCTCTCTTTGTCACCTCCTTATTCGGGACGACAATTTTTTTCTCAGACCACTGTCGCCGGTGTCTTTTGGATCCGACTGGCGACTTTGGAGTTGCTACGTCAACAACGTTTCCTGGTTCCCATGTGGTTTGGCGGTCCAAAGGCCGCCAACAACCATTttaggaggaagacgatgtcGTTTCCCCCAAAGACTTCTATGtaattttctgtttatttAAAAATGATCCTATAAAGGTTGTttgatttaatatattgtctgagcattttttatttatttcaagTGTAGGAAACAAATGCTACCTTTTAGGTTTGAACATAATAAAATTTGGTCGCACGCCATGCACACCAGAAAGCAGTCATTCTACACATCATAACAGTCAGCATTGTCACCTTCAAACCACCTTGCTTATAAAAGTCATAGACAGTAAGCTGGATTTGAAAAATGTATGGCTAGGGTTAAATAATAGAGTCCAGAGTCTTATTCAGCATTGAGCATGGGACCAACCGTACCCACTCGTTGGGTGACCACTTGGATGGCGTAAGCCAAGCAAAGGGTTAGCGGTTGCCTCATCTACTCTTGGTGGGGTGTGTGAAACGAATGAAACAATAGAATCCTCAGGGGCTCGGCGCAACCCTGGCTCGGCGATGTCAGAGTTAGAGGTGGCCTACTTGGTGTGGGAGGACGTCCAAGATCAGGCTCAGCCGTGTTCCACGGACCCAGGAGGTTAGTTGCCCTCTTTTGAGctttttttacttttcttctgctctttcattttctttttacccAGTGGTCTTCCTTAGACCCCCCTCTTACAGTGCCTTTCCTCTAATCAAATGATGGAGATAGACCATCTTTTTCTATAAAAATAATTAGAGTCCAAATTATATGGTCATACTCACATCGTGGACTTGATAAGCGTCGAATACGATTGTGGCAAGAAATTCAAATTGTCTAGGAGTTCAATAAGTTAGCACTATATCCCGGCAAaccccgggccgggcttcataaaagcccgacggtcaaacctgaagcccgagcccggcccggcccgaaacccTGAAGCTCGGGCCGGgctggccgggccgggccacccatgcccaggtatagttAGCACATAATCTCTCTGTTTCTATTTTTTAGATGTTCTAATATTGTtttagtcaaactttttaaaatttaatcagatttatatattaaaaattatatctacaatatcaatgTACTGGGCAGAGTGTCTTTGCATTACTACAGTTCACACGCACGGTGGCTGCACCGGGGTCCTTCCAACTCCGCAAAGGTAAAGGGAAAGGAAAAACTTGACGCCGGGCTTTGTCGCCTTTCCCTTGGCCCTTCCCATCTACTTGATTTGGGCTAGGCCCTCTTCACCTGGACGGCAGGCCTGGTGCTCCGGCTGACTTCGAATCTGCAATggttcgctaaaaaaaaaggacagtGCCAGGGAGTGCTCGTGCAATATTAGGATACTCAGGGCGCACATCTAATTATGGTAAGCCAGGTTCCTCTTTCCAGAAAAGGAaagttttctttctctcccgaTCCCCTCGTCATGGTTCCTCCTCCCCGCCACGCCATACAAGT
This is a stretch of genomic DNA from Brachypodium distachyon strain Bd21 chromosome 1, Brachypodium_distachyon_v3.0, whole genome shotgun sequence. It encodes these proteins:
- the LOC100830295 gene encoding 30S ribosomal protein S31, chloroplastic; translated protein: MALLAMQGMAMSTAAFPYHHHGAVSSSFGLSTTASFSRSCTSLAATAVSAPPTPVLDVYCGRGDRKTRRGKRFSHSYGNARPRNKKKGTGPARLYAPPAPPRKDQFEDGEIIAIEIDDDIMERME
- the LOC100845747 gene encoding uncharacterized protein LOC100845747 yields the protein MSRDIIRTSAQDHGPAADDSGAGAGLALWDCGSALYDSYELTAFKCQLDAAVLACRSLSMPHLRGGPAPETGRRKSGARRLPALLRRLFSKVLRLRFSASGAHGGASARGDRYRAYDGYYSGTGSPWSGALMSIPEESGGGSSPETPPVDVAGPSALRRAQSERFIGSKTASTMVQFDNVVL